From Halomarina ordinaria:
GCCGGCGGCCACCAGCAGGACCAGTCCCGGTCGGTCGACGCCGCCGACCGCTCTGACGAGGTGCGGGAGCGCCGACCCGACGGTGAGCGCGCCGATGAGCGTCCCGATGGCGAGGCCGCGCCCGGCGCGGAACCAGCCCGCGACGAGTTTCATCCCCGGCGGGTACACCCCCGCGAGCGCGACGCCGGTGAGGAAGCGCAGGGCGATGGCCGGCGAGGCGCTCCCGACAAGCGTCAGGAGGACGGTGGCGCCGGCGCCGACGAGCGCGCTCGCCGCGAACAGCAGGCGCGTCGGGACGACGTCGGAGAGGGTGAGCGCCGCCGAGGCGAGCGCACCCGTCACGAAGCCGAGCTGGACGGCGATGGTGAGCCACGCGACCTGTCGGGGCGCGAGCCCCCACCGGCCGGCGAGTTCGGGGGCGACGGCCGTCGCGCTGAACCACAGCGCCATCACGAACAGTTCGGCCGTCGCCAGCAGCGCCAGCGCCCGCCACTTCCCGCCGTCGTCGACCCCGGAGCCGCGGCTCATACCCCCGTCTCACCCGCGAGGGACATAGCTCGGTCGCCCGGGTTACTCCCAGAGGACCTCGGTGCCCCCCTCGTGGCCGTGGACCGACTGGACCGCCTGCATGTCGTCGTAGACGCTGATGCTCGCCACGTCGGTCACCCACGCGACGACGCACTTCCCGTTCGGCGGCGGGAACTGGACGCCGTAGGCGACGACGCCCGTCCCAGAGACGCCCGAGGCGTCCTCGTGGCGGTAGAGCGCGAACTTGCGGAACCGGGGGTTCTGCGAGAACGGGTCAGGCACGGCGCCCTCCCTGCGTGGCGTTCCGGGGCGAGGCGACCGCGTGGGGACGAGGTACCGGTTGGATACGAGGTGTGCGACTCACGGCGGACTCTACGCGGAGGGTACACGGAGAGAGGATTGTCGCTTTCGGTCCGCACCCCGAACTCAGGCGTCGGGGGCCGCGGGCGGGAGCGCCCGGCGGTCCCGCGGCGGGACGAGGAAGTTCCCCCGGTGGTCCGTGAAGATGTACTCGAGGATGCCGTTGTTGACGCGCTGGCGGATGGCGGGCGTCACCTGCGTGAGGTCCGCGCCGTTCATCGCCTCGCGGACCGCCTCGAACTGCGAGATGCCGCGCTGGAGCGACGGGAAGTGGAGGCTCGCGGCGTCGTCGTCGGTCGACTCGAAGTGCCGGCGGAGCAACAGGGCGTCCCCGCCGGCGTCGCGGTTGGCGCGGGCGGCCTTCTGGGCGTGGCCGACCCGGCCGAACTCCAGGGCGTCGTCCTCGATACGGTCGATTATCTCCCGGGTGACCCCGGAGAAGTCCCCGAGTTCGGTGCCGACGCTCCCCTCCGGGACGAGGTCCTCGGTGACGTGCGTGGGGCTGAACATCTCCATGACGCGCTGGTCGTGGTCCTGCTCGCCGTACCAGTCGTCGAGGCGCTGGCGGATGTTCGAGACGTGTAGCGTGGTGCCGTCGGCGAACGGCCCCTCGGGGATGGTGACGGCGTCCTCGCTCGCCTGGTTGCGCTTCAGGCCCGCTTTGAACCCCATGAACAGCGGCGACTCCTCGGGGATGGGGTTGCCCTCGGGGATGCCCGAGAGCTGCGTCTCGGCGGCCGCCTCGCGGGGCATCCCGTCGCCGACGAACCCCGTCCGACGGTCGTCGAGAGTGAACACGTCCGTCAGGGCCGCCTCCACCGTCTCACCGTTGGCCTCATCCACCTCCCCCTTCAGCGCCTCCTCGGCCTCGAGGAGCACGTCCGGGCGGTCGCTGGCGAGGTGGAGGAGCGCGTCCTGCTCGTCGAGGGCCGGGTCCTCGAACGTCGAGAGCGCCCGCGGACGAGGGAGGTCGACGCTCTCGGGGAGGGGGTCGTCGAAGCGCTCGAAGTACGCCGGCGAGTAGGCGACGAGCGAGAGCAGGCCCTCGTTGCTCCGCTCGTAGGCGCGGTCGAGCGTGGCGAGCGCCGCCGCCACCGTCTCGCGTTCGCCCGCGTCCGGCGGTCCGTCGCCGTCGAGGGTGAGGTACCAGAGCGTCTGGTGACGGGGGAGGACGGTGTTGCCGGCGTCGTCGGTCGGCAGGCGGTCGTTCCAGGCGAACTGGCGGGCGGGGAGGGAGTCGGGGTCCGCGCCAGTCGGGACCGGTTCGGGGTCGTCCTCGAACCGGTCCAGACACGCGCTCAGGGCGCTCACCCCGCCGAGCGCGACGGCCGCCTTCAGGAACTCGCGGCGGTCGAGCGACGGGTCCGGTCTCACTGGAGCGTCACCTCCACCTCGGGGAGGTCGAAGAACGCCGTCTCGTAGCCCTCGTGGCGCGCCGTCTGGGGCGGCACCGTCTGCGAGAGCGTGAGCGTGTCGCCCGACGCGACGTCGGAGACGACCGCCCCGTAGTGGTAGTCGAGCGCCGGGTGGAGCGCGTCGGCGAGGTCGCCCTCGAACACCCGCTCCCCGTCGCGCGTCAGTCGGGCCGCGAGGCCCATCGCCGGGAGGACGAACCGGTTGTGCCGGGTGCGCGCCGAGACGGCGAGGTACGCCCCCTCCTCGTCGATGCCCGCGGGCGGCGCGTCGAGCGTCGTGACGACGAAGCGGACGTCGCCGGCCGACGCGCTCCCGCGGACCGTCCCCGGGAGCGCGTCGGGGGAGGGGGCGGCGGAGGAGGGCTGTCTCGGCATCGACATCGGTTCGATCGTCCGTCGGGCACCCGCGTCGTCGAAGTTCTCGTAGGGGAGGTTGTCGCGCCGCGACTGCGAGTAACTGAACTCGACGTCGACGGTCGTCGCCTCGGCGAAGCGCTCGCGGAACGCCCCCGTTCGGCGCACGTCGAGGCCGCCGACCTGCACGCGGGCGACGTAGTCGCCGTCGCCGTCGAGCGAGAAGTTGTCGCCGTAGTGGATACCCATCGGCTGGGAGAGCATCGGGTAGAGCACCTCGGGGCCGACGACGGTCGACCCGCCCTGGCGCACCTCCAGCGAGACGTCGGCGCGGGGGAGGACGACCCCGGAGTCGGGGTCCCAGAGCGTCACCATCAGGTGGGCGTCGCCGTCGAGCGGCGTCTTCTCGACCTCGGTCCCGTTGACGTTCCAGAACCGGTGGGGGTAGCTGTAGCTGAGCATCGCCTTCAGCGACCCCGCGTCGCCCATACCGAGCATCCCCATGTCCTCGCGGTGGGTCGGGAGGTAGACGGCGTCCGGGCGGTCGTCGAGGACCGGAGGGACGCGCTGGCCGCCAGTGATGATATCGAGTGAAGTACACCCTGCGAGACCGGCGGCGAGCGAGACGCCACCGGTCGCACGCAGGAACGTCCGACGGTCCATACGAGGACTAGTCGATTCGAGGGCAAGGGGCTTCTGGTGCGATAGTCGAAGCGGTCAGCGGACGCGTCGAGACAGCGCGAGCACACCGGTCACGGCGAGTGCGAGGAGGGCGACGAAGACGCCGAACCCCGGGCCGAGACCCACCGTATCGTCACTGGCACCGTCACCGTCGTCGGCGTCGGTCCCGGGCGCGCTCGTACGTTCGCCCTCGTCCGGCGTCTCGGTCGGCGTGTTCAGGTCGGGGTCGCCGAGCGACTCGGGGCCGCTCGTCTCGCCGACGGCGACGCTGAACGCCGACCCGACGCGCTCGTCGCCGACGCGAACCGGTCGGTCGCCGTCACCGTCGGTCCCGTCACCGTCGTCGACGTGGACGGTGGCGACCAGGTCGGCCGTCCCGCGGTCGACGGTGAGGTTCGCCGGCGAGAGGTCGAGCGGGACGTCCTCGTGGACGCCGGCGTCGAGCGCCCGGGTGGCGACGACCGTTCCGTTCGCCGCGCTCGCGTTCTCGCTCCCGTTCTCGGTCGCCCCCGTCGCGTCCCGGACGACGAGGTGACCGTCCCGGGGGAGTTCGACTCGTTCGACGGAGACCGACCCGCGGTCGGCGCGCTGGAGCGAGAACCCCTCGGCGACCACGTTCGCGCCGCTGTCGGCGTCGGTCGCACGCGCCGCG
This genomic window contains:
- a CDS encoding DUF7282 domain-containing protein — protein: MARALAVALALLAVCAVVPAPASAHANHLTVDTQVVADDRVVVENAFVSVDAHVVIRADDDGAPGEPLGSTRVSPGMHTAVEVPLDEGTLDANRTLWAVLHRDDGDGEFSPDDDRALTYFGSVAGERFAARATDADSGANVVAEGFSLQRADRGSVSVERVELPRDGHLVVRDATGATENGSENASAANGTVVATRALDAGVHEDVPLDLSPANLTVDRGTADLVATVHVDDGDGTDGDGDRPVRVGDERVGSAFSVAVGETSGPESLGDPDLNTPTETPDEGERTSAPGTDADDGDGASDDTVGLGPGFGVFVALLALAVTGVLALSRRVR
- a CDS encoding DUF7405 family protein, with the protein product MRPDPSLDRREFLKAAVALGGVSALSACLDRFEDDPEPVPTGADPDSLPARQFAWNDRLPTDDAGNTVLPRHQTLWYLTLDGDGPPDAGERETVAAALATLDRAYERSNEGLLSLVAYSPAYFERFDDPLPESVDLPRPRALSTFEDPALDEQDALLHLASDRPDVLLEAEEALKGEVDEANGETVEAALTDVFTLDDRRTGFVGDGMPREAAAETQLSGIPEGNPIPEESPLFMGFKAGLKRNQASEDAVTIPEGPFADGTTLHVSNIRQRLDDWYGEQDHDQRVMEMFSPTHVTEDLVPEGSVGTELGDFSGVTREIIDRIEDDALEFGRVGHAQKAARANRDAGGDALLLRRHFESTDDDAASLHFPSLQRGISQFEAVREAMNGADLTQVTPAIRQRVNNGILEYIFTDHRGNFLVPPRDRRALPPAAPDA
- a CDS encoding twin-arginine translocation signal domain-containing protein; translated protein: MDRRTFLRATGGVSLAAGLAGCTSLDIITGGQRVPPVLDDRPDAVYLPTHREDMGMLGMGDAGSLKAMLSYSYPHRFWNVNGTEVEKTPLDGDAHLMVTLWDPDSGVVLPRADVSLEVRQGGSTVVGPEVLYPMLSQPMGIHYGDNFSLDGDGDYVARVQVGGLDVRRTGAFRERFAEATTVDVEFSYSQSRRDNLPYENFDDAGARRTIEPMSMPRQPSSAAPSPDALPGTVRGSASAGDVRFVVTTLDAPPAGIDEEGAYLAVSARTRHNRFVLPAMGLAARLTRDGERVFEGDLADALHPALDYHYGAVVSDVASGDTLTLSQTVPPQTARHEGYETAFFDLPEVEVTLQ